The proteins below come from a single Pseudomonadota bacterium genomic window:
- a CDS encoding methyltransferase domain-containing protein: MSTPDEMGLTPEAANGYEQFFVPAIFQQWPPVLMAAARISNGDAVLDVGCGTGVLTRELTQHVGDTGSLTGFDLSESMLSVARERCPGATFLQGNVVELPFEDQRFDIVVSSFMLMFVPDPKKALSEMRRVLKPGGRLVASVWQGLQDNIVYRHLVDATREVAGEEAAKSMAWPFTMGSPGALESIFASADLEEAEITHHDGTADFPSVEDFVTTEVQAWLLANDVEQKQIDEMVSLMRTKYPSFEDATGPVSFPLNALIGKADAV; encoded by the coding sequence ATGTCAACACCCGATGAGATGGGCCTCACGCCGGAAGCGGCGAACGGCTATGAACAATTTTTTGTGCCGGCAATTTTTCAGCAATGGCCGCCAGTCCTCATGGCAGCAGCCAGGATCAGCAACGGTGACGCCGTTTTGGATGTTGGCTGCGGGACCGGGGTTTTGACACGCGAACTGACCCAGCACGTCGGGGACACCGGAAGCCTAACGGGCTTTGATCTCAGCGAGAGCATGCTGAGCGTCGCAAGGGAGCGCTGTCCTGGCGCGACATTCCTGCAGGGCAACGTTGTCGAGCTCCCGTTCGAGGACCAACGATTCGATATCGTGGTCAGCTCCTTCATGCTGATGTTCGTTCCGGACCCGAAGAAAGCCCTAAGCGAGATGAGGCGCGTGCTCAAGCCAGGAGGCCGATTAGTCGCGAGCGTTTGGCAGGGTCTTCAAGACAATATCGTTTACCGCCATCTGGTAGATGCCACACGCGAGGTTGCCGGTGAGGAAGCAGCCAAATCGATGGCCTGGCCTTTTACGATGGGTTCACCGGGCGCGCTAGAGTCGATTTTTGCGTCTGCCGACCTGGAGGAAGCCGAAATCACCCATCATGATGGAACCGCTGATTTCCCCTCCGTGGAAGATTTCGTCACAACCGAGGTTCAGGCTTGGCTGTTGGCGAACGACGTGGAGCAAAAGCAAATCGACGAGATGGTGAGTCTGATGCGGACGAAGTACCCGTCCTTCGAAGACGCCACGGGGCCCGTTTCCTTCCCGCTCAATGCTCTGATCGGAAAGGCCGATGCGGTGTGA
- a CDS encoding DUF2891 domain-containing protein: MTADAVGRFTQLAITCIPQEYPNKLNQLLGDASHLRPPRELHPTFFGCYDWHSSVHGHWMLVKALKDYEDLPGREAVFAQLLKSISDENVLAELDYFKQESKSWERMYGWAWLLQLQNELVGWDDERGEAMSKALQPLSDYIRDRYMEFLPIQTYPVRTGVHPNTAFGMSFAYDYAVAVGDKAFAQLLEETALRYYGSDKDCPIGWEPSGEDFLSPCLEEAALMSRVMAGDRFRDWLAEFLPRLGQSGLQPADVSDRTDPKIVHLDGLNLSRAWSLLIIANALEDASLANKLRASADQHLAASLPFVTGDHYVGSHWLGSFAIYALTRAR, encoded by the coding sequence ATGACCGCGGACGCAGTCGGGCGCTTCACCCAGCTTGCGATCACCTGCATCCCGCAGGAGTACCCGAATAAGCTCAATCAGCTGCTTGGCGACGCCAGTCATTTACGCCCGCCAAGAGAGCTCCATCCGACATTTTTTGGCTGCTACGACTGGCATTCATCGGTCCATGGGCATTGGATGCTCGTCAAAGCGCTCAAAGACTACGAAGACCTTCCCGGTCGAGAGGCGGTTTTTGCGCAGCTTCTCAAGTCGATTTCGGATGAAAACGTTTTGGCTGAACTTGATTACTTCAAACAGGAGTCCAAGAGCTGGGAACGGATGTACGGATGGGCGTGGCTGCTGCAGCTGCAAAATGAGCTGGTCGGCTGGGACGATGAGCGTGGCGAAGCGATGTCAAAAGCGCTACAGCCGCTGTCAGACTACATCCGCGATCGTTACATGGAGTTCCTGCCGATCCAGACCTACCCGGTGCGGACGGGCGTTCATCCGAATACCGCATTCGGCATGTCGTTTGCTTACGACTATGCAGTCGCTGTGGGCGATAAAGCGTTTGCGCAGCTGCTCGAAGAGACGGCGCTGCGGTACTACGGCAGCGACAAAGACTGCCCGATCGGCTGGGAACCCAGCGGGGAAGACTTCCTGTCGCCGTGCTTGGAAGAGGCGGCTCTGATGTCTCGCGTGATGGCGGGCGACCGGTTTCGGGACTGGTTGGCCGAGTTCCTTCCGAGGCTGGGGCAGAGCGGGCTTCAGCCCGCGGACGTCAGCGACCGTACCGACCCAAAGATTGTGCATCTCGATGGCTTGAATCTGAGCCGAGCGTGGAGCCTGCTGATCATCGCGAATGCTCTAGAGGATGCCTCGCTGGCGAATAAGCTGCGGGCGTCAGCGGATCAGCACCTGGCTGCGTCGCTGCCCTTCGTAACCGGCGACCACTATGTCGGGTCGCACTGGCTGGGTTCGTTTGCCATCTACGCGCTGACGCGTGCTAGGTAA
- a CDS encoding trypsin-like serine protease: MKFAFMALLSASFCANSIVIRHDVDDQKYRVPANTVPQLATFYVDGAHGTLIDTQWILTAAHATFCVVPYAEVLINERRVPVEQVFVHKDYTPGISHDIALVKLAEPVTDVKPFTINTQADEEGRILWLIGIGGTGNGSAGQTIDSFANAGVLRRAQNQVARADGPTMTFVFDQGPDALPLEGVSGGGDSGGPAYTFEGGQGTVYGISSRVKGGGIGRYGVQEIYSRISYFSEWIKQVIDGRDTAAIADPRLKRLPGGLTRDVLPEVCEDIGL, translated from the coding sequence ATGAAATTTGCCTTCATGGCGTTGTTGAGCGCATCGTTTTGCGCCAACTCGATCGTCATCAGACATGACGTTGACGATCAGAAATATCGAGTCCCAGCGAATACAGTGCCGCAATTGGCTACGTTTTATGTTGATGGGGCGCATGGGACGCTGATTGACACGCAGTGGATTCTAACGGCGGCCCACGCGACGTTTTGCGTGGTGCCTTATGCTGAGGTGTTGATCAACGAACGGCGCGTTCCGGTGGAACAGGTGTTCGTCCATAAAGACTATACGCCAGGGATTAGCCACGATATTGCCTTAGTGAAGCTCGCAGAGCCCGTGACCGACGTTAAACCGTTTACCATCAATACACAGGCTGACGAGGAGGGCCGCATCCTCTGGCTGATTGGAATCGGCGGGACCGGCAACGGCAGCGCAGGGCAGACGATTGACAGCTTTGCCAACGCTGGGGTGCTGCGTCGCGCTCAAAACCAAGTTGCGCGCGCCGACGGTCCAACGATGACCTTCGTTTTCGACCAGGGCCCCGATGCGCTTCCGTTAGAAGGCGTATCGGGCGGAGGCGATAGTGGCGGACCGGCCTACACTTTTGAAGGCGGTCAGGGCACGGTCTACGGCATCAGTTCCCGCGTTAAAGGAGGCGGTATTGGTCGCTATGGCGTCCAAGAGATATATAGCCGGATTTCCTATTTTTCGGAGTGGATAAAGCAGGTCATTGACGGCCGCGACACGGCGGCGATAGCTGACCCACGTCTTAAGCGGCTCCCCGGTGGATTAACGCGCGACGTGTTGCCCGAAGTGTGTGAGGATATCGGCCTCTAA
- a CDS encoding amidase — MKLEEYVSYDATGLAELVDRKEVRPDELVSTANEAIDQVNGQINAVIDRLETPVLGDPKGTFRGVPFLAKDLVLHIAGVPCRSGCRALAAGQFVPETNSELATRLHNAGCSVVGITSTPEFGFNASSEALVYGEPTRNPFKLDRSSGGSSGGSAAAVAAGIVPMAHANDGGGSIRIPAANCGLVGLKPTRGRTPLGPDYGFPLMGMGIEFAVSRTVRDSARLLDAVQGPEVGALFEIAPPVRPYAEEIARELKPLRIALTHSLPGTPKPDPQIVAALDQTASVLEGAGHHVEMASPQYDPDQFNEANFLAWTSFLAAGVYGLSQELGIEPGPEYFEEATLACARAGAGFSAIDVEVAFVSINAISRAIGNFMADYDALLLPVLRHEPIELGYLNQNDASLSGRHWYDRNFGVVPYTAPFNMTGLPAISLPASMHNDMPVPIQLAGRYGDEATLLQLAAFLEKAQPWRDMRPAVFAGSG; from the coding sequence ATGAAGCTCGAAGAATATGTTTCTTATGACGCCACGGGGCTGGCTGAGCTCGTTGATCGCAAGGAGGTCAGGCCTGATGAACTGGTCAGCACGGCCAATGAGGCGATCGATCAGGTCAACGGTCAAATCAATGCCGTTATTGATCGACTGGAAACACCGGTGCTCGGCGACCCAAAAGGCACGTTTAGAGGAGTCCCGTTCCTCGCCAAAGACCTGGTTCTTCATATCGCTGGCGTTCCGTGCCGCTCGGGTTGCCGGGCGCTGGCAGCAGGTCAGTTTGTGCCGGAAACAAATTCCGAGCTCGCGACGAGGCTCCACAACGCCGGGTGCAGCGTTGTCGGGATCACGTCCACGCCAGAGTTTGGATTTAACGCTTCGTCTGAGGCCTTAGTTTACGGAGAACCGACCCGCAACCCCTTTAAGCTAGACCGATCGAGTGGCGGTTCGTCCGGCGGGTCGGCGGCGGCAGTGGCCGCAGGGATTGTGCCGATGGCACACGCCAATGACGGCGGCGGATCGATTCGGATTCCGGCAGCCAATTGTGGACTGGTCGGGCTCAAGCCCACGCGCGGAAGAACACCGCTTGGCCCAGATTACGGCTTTCCGCTGATGGGTATGGGCATCGAGTTTGCCGTGTCGCGCACGGTTCGCGATAGCGCGCGTCTTCTTGATGCGGTCCAGGGGCCGGAAGTAGGGGCCCTGTTTGAGATTGCCCCGCCGGTAAGGCCGTACGCCGAAGAAATTGCGCGTGAACTAAAACCGCTTCGTATCGCACTGACGCACAGTCTTCCTGGCACGCCAAAGCCCGATCCCCAGATTGTCGCGGCGCTTGACCAGACGGCCTCGGTGCTTGAAGGCGCCGGTCACCATGTGGAAATGGCCTCTCCCCAGTACGATCCTGACCAGTTCAACGAAGCCAATTTTTTGGCGTGGACATCATTTCTGGCGGCCGGTGTCTATGGCCTGAGTCAGGAGCTTGGCATTGAACCCGGGCCTGAATATTTCGAAGAGGCAACGCTCGCCTGTGCTCGAGCCGGAGCCGGGTTTTCGGCGATCGACGTTGAAGTAGCTTTTGTATCGATTAACGCGATATCGCGAGCCATCGGGAATTTTATGGCCGACTACGACGCGCTGCTGCTTCCAGTGTTGCGGCACGAACCGATCGAACTGGGCTATCTCAATCAAAACGACGCGTCGTTATCCGGCCGTCACTGGTACGACCGCAACTTCGGGGTGGTGCCCTACACAGCGCCGTTCAACATGACGGGGCTGCCAGCCATTTCGCTGCCGGCCAGTATGCACAACGATATGCCGGTACCGATCCAGCTTGCCGGACGATATGGCGATGAGGCGACGCTGTTGCAGCTGGCCGCGTTTCTGGAAAAAGCACAGCCGTGGCGTGATATGCGGCCGGCGGTTTTTGCCGGGTCCGGTTGA
- a CDS encoding (2Fe-2S)-binding protein, with protein sequence MLSFTVNGQQQQTDVDPATPILWVLREQFGLNGTKFGCGVAQCGACTVHLGGTPIRSCSVPISAAAGQEITTIEAMAGPDDQLHPLQQAWIDEQVPQCGYCQSGQLMSAMALLNSNPSPDDSAISAAMRGNVCRCGTYPRIRRAIHRAAKAMASQAAESTTEQTG encoded by the coding sequence ATGCTGAGTTTCACAGTCAACGGCCAGCAGCAACAAACCGACGTCGATCCGGCTACCCCCATACTGTGGGTTTTGCGAGAGCAATTTGGCCTGAACGGCACCAAGTTTGGCTGCGGCGTCGCTCAGTGCGGTGCCTGTACGGTGCACCTCGGCGGTACGCCGATACGCTCCTGTAGCGTGCCGATCTCTGCTGCTGCCGGACAGGAGATCACAACCATCGAGGCGATGGCCGGCCCAGACGACCAGCTGCACCCCCTGCAGCAAGCCTGGATCGATGAGCAGGTGCCGCAGTGCGGCTACTGCCAGTCGGGTCAGCTGATGTCGGCCATGGCGTTGCTCAACAGCAACCCCTCGCCTGACGACTCGGCGATTAGCGCCGCTATGCGGGGCAATGTCTGTCGGTGCGGCACGTATCCACGTATCCGCCGGGCGATCCATCGCGCAGCCAAGGCCATGGCAAGCCAGGCGGCCGAGTCCACGACGGAGCAAACCGGATGA
- a CDS encoding molybdopterin cofactor-binding domain-containing protein, which yields MNKWTRRGLIGAGLAAGGVMVLGVAVRPGHRAPKMAELMTSNGEQLLNLWVKIAPDNTITAIVPHSEMGQGAQTALAQMLGDELDADWSQIRVEEAPPHKEYANHVLAKGFLIGDKKVPAVLLPTVDGALLEVSQLFNLQITGGSTSVRSTGQFGMRVAGAAAREMLLQAASSAWATPIDALRTEAGYVISDSQRAPYADFAAAAAKIKPPVAPKLKNPGDFTLMGRSIPRFDVPEKTDGSAQFGIDAHVEGLLYATLQQSPVFGSQVASIDDTEALQMPGVRAVVNLGDAVAVVADGYWTAKQALGRVKAQWETTDADGISGSDIFAQYERDISTAIAEDKGEKHRALGDVAAAIESAETVVEATYQVPFLAHATMEPLNATARYTEDLLEIWTGTQNPLGYQADVAEAMEMSDDKVRLTNFYMGGGFGRRSEAGVAIQAARLSREVGAPVKLIWSREEDIRQDRYRPAVTSRFVGAVDASGNPVAWQNHYVQKRHPPDAALIPYAIPNVGIFNVDSSTHVPFGPWRSVDHSQQGFFTESFIDELAVAAKRDPFEFRRDLLKDADRHRTVLETAAEKAGWYERTGPGEGRGIALQESFGTYVALVVEVLVENGQVSVNRIVCAVDPGLAINPDGLTAQMESGIIFGLTAALYGEINIQNGAVKESNFHDYPMLRIDETPIIETHIVNSGHAPGGAGEPGTPVVAPALANAIFAASGLRVRSLPVRLPTEGGFS from the coding sequence ATGAACAAGTGGACGCGCCGAGGCCTGATTGGCGCCGGTCTCGCAGCCGGCGGGGTCATGGTGCTAGGTGTTGCGGTACGGCCCGGACACCGTGCTCCCAAGATGGCAGAGCTGATGACCAGCAATGGCGAGCAGTTGCTGAACCTTTGGGTCAAAATTGCGCCGGACAACACCATCACGGCCATTGTTCCTCACTCCGAGATGGGCCAAGGAGCCCAAACTGCGCTGGCGCAGATGCTGGGCGATGAACTGGATGCTGACTGGTCGCAGATCCGGGTCGAGGAAGCGCCCCCGCACAAGGAGTATGCCAATCACGTGCTGGCCAAGGGTTTTCTGATCGGCGACAAAAAGGTTCCTGCGGTGCTGCTGCCGACCGTCGATGGTGCCCTCCTGGAGGTTAGCCAGCTGTTTAACCTGCAGATCACCGGCGGCAGCACCAGCGTTCGCTCAACCGGGCAGTTTGGTATGCGCGTGGCTGGCGCCGCAGCACGGGAAATGCTGCTTCAGGCGGCATCCAGCGCCTGGGCAACGCCGATCGACGCACTGCGGACCGAGGCAGGCTACGTCATCAGCGACAGCCAGCGCGCGCCCTACGCGGACTTTGCCGCAGCTGCCGCCAAGATCAAACCGCCAGTCGCCCCAAAACTCAAGAACCCCGGCGACTTCACCCTTATGGGCCGGTCAATTCCCAGGTTCGATGTACCTGAAAAGACTGACGGCAGCGCCCAGTTTGGCATCGACGCTCACGTCGAGGGTTTGCTTTACGCAACCCTCCAGCAAAGCCCGGTTTTCGGCAGTCAGGTGGCGAGCATCGACGACACAGAAGCGCTGCAGATGCCAGGCGTACGCGCGGTGGTGAATCTGGGTGACGCGGTTGCGGTGGTTGCTGACGGCTACTGGACGGCAAAACAGGCTCTGGGAAGAGTCAAAGCCCAGTGGGAGACCACCGACGCGGACGGGATCAGCGGCAGCGATATTTTTGCACAGTATGAGCGAGACATCTCGACCGCCATTGCCGAGGACAAAGGAGAAAAGCACCGGGCGCTCGGCGACGTAGCTGCGGCGATTGAATCGGCAGAGACGGTCGTAGAAGCCACGTACCAGGTGCCCTTCCTGGCGCATGCGACCATGGAGCCGCTGAACGCGACGGCCCGTTACACAGAAGATCTGCTGGAAATCTGGACCGGCACACAAAATCCGCTGGGCTACCAGGCGGACGTAGCTGAGGCCATGGAGATGTCCGACGACAAGGTGCGCTTAACCAATTTCTATATGGGTGGCGGTTTTGGCCGCCGCTCCGAAGCCGGTGTGGCCATTCAAGCGGCCAGGCTCTCGCGGGAGGTGGGCGCCCCGGTCAAGCTCATCTGGTCCCGCGAGGAGGACATCCGTCAGGACCGGTATCGCCCGGCAGTTACCAGCCGTTTTGTCGGCGCGGTGGATGCCAGCGGCAACCCGGTTGCGTGGCAGAACCACTACGTTCAAAAACGCCATCCACCGGACGCGGCGCTAATCCCCTACGCGATCCCCAACGTTGGCATTTTCAACGTGGACAGCTCTACCCACGTACCGTTTGGGCCGTGGCGGAGCGTGGACCACTCGCAGCAGGGCTTTTTCACCGAATCGTTTATCGACGAACTCGCAGTCGCCGCGAAACGTGATCCCTTTGAGTTTCGGCGCGACTTGCTCAAAGACGCAGACCGTCATCGAACGGTTCTGGAAACGGCTGCCGAGAAAGCTGGCTGGTATGAGCGAACCGGACCCGGCGAGGGTCGCGGCATCGCCTTGCAGGAATCGTTTGGAACATACGTTGCGCTGGTGGTAGAGGTGTTGGTGGAAAACGGCCAGGTTTCGGTCAATCGGATTGTTTGTGCGGTCGACCCTGGCCTCGCCATCAACCCGGACGGCCTTACCGCGCAGATGGAGTCGGGCATTATTTTTGGGCTGACCGCCGCTCTGTACGGCGAGATCAATATCCAGAACGGTGCCGTCAAGGAAAGCAATTTCCACGATTATCCAATGCTCCGCATCGACGAAACGCCCATCATCGAGACGCACATCGTCAACAGCGGCCACGCTCCCGGTGGGGCTGGCGAGCCCGGCACGCCGGTTGTTGCGCCGGCCCTGGCCAACGCCATTTTCGCCGCCAGCGGCCTCCGAGTCCGGAGTCTGCCGGTCAGACTCCCGACCGAGGGCGGATTTAGCTAG
- a CDS encoding HEAT repeat domain-containing protein codes for MRHLVTAMVGLLALVVSLPCSAAAVERFESGSLAERWTDASKQNPTEEAWLGWSIDRWADPNGYSYAGGWNFGGSRFALKGRPLSELLTADDSRAAAFSGQPPYAGWERRPIAILLRISPDGVVTRVINSDFQVPINLRGKPLNWLGRHNPEDSITLLVRLLAGGNGQARPRVRESLIRAIARHSHPAAFEVLEGFVRTLENPGLREAATEGLSWQDDPRALPVLLRLIDEDPAWKVRRAAVEALGELPEAEGLPALAKIAHTHNDRDLGEEAIETLGSLGRRQPRAREALFRLLTLHES; via the coding sequence GTGAGGCACCTCGTAACTGCAATGGTGGGTTTGCTTGCTCTGGTTGTGAGCCTCCCGTGCAGCGCGGCGGCCGTAGAGCGGTTCGAATCCGGGTCACTGGCGGAGCGCTGGACGGACGCAAGCAAGCAGAATCCTACGGAGGAGGCCTGGCTTGGCTGGTCGATTGATCGTTGGGCGGACCCGAACGGGTACAGCTACGCCGGCGGCTGGAACTTTGGCGGCAGCCGGTTCGCCCTCAAGGGACGTCCTTTGAGTGAACTGCTAACCGCAGATGACTCGCGGGCCGCTGCATTCTCCGGACAGCCGCCTTACGCCGGCTGGGAGCGAAGACCGATCGCCATTTTGCTGCGCATCTCCCCCGATGGGGTGGTTACTCGGGTCATCAACAGCGACTTCCAGGTTCCAATCAACTTGAGAGGGAAGCCGCTGAACTGGCTCGGTCGCCACAATCCTGAAGACAGCATTACGTTGCTGGTCCGTCTGCTTGCAGGCGGAAATGGGCAAGCCCGTCCAAGGGTGCGTGAATCGCTGATTCGGGCGATTGCGCGCCACAGCCATCCGGCCGCCTTTGAAGTGCTCGAAGGCTTCGTGCGGACGCTGGAAAACCCGGGGCTCCGCGAGGCCGCCACGGAAGGGCTCTCCTGGCAAGATGACCCGAGGGCTTTGCCAGTCCTGCTACGACTGATTGACGAAGACCCGGCCTGGAAGGTTCGACGAGCGGCTGTAGAGGCGCTGGGTGAGCTTCCGGAAGCTGAGGGGCTGCCAGCCCTGGCAAAAATTGCCCACACGCATAACGATCGCGACCTGGGTGAGGAGGCGATCGAAACGCTGGGTAGCCTAGGGCGAAGGCAGCCTCGTGCACGAGAGGCGCTTTTCCGTCTGCTCACCCTTCACGAGTCTTAA
- a CDS encoding HEAT repeat domain-containing protein has translation MKIRTIVQVVSLCSGLMAASGAARAQSNADGAAQAYQQGYNQVLDRNWSAALATFGALVEQYPGSDWADDAEFWRCYARDELGEAPSEVFGCYDNHLASYRRSEWSDDAKRAMVRLARQLDGQGQKEYSDRVRRFGRSDDDNRMLQVLAELGEIGDERSLEVIIQHLDATTDEQLRARITDVLEDIDLPAASEKLRNLVFNDPSIKVQRTALHALTHHESASVTPTLMSVLDDQGRDPELRSDALEYLVELEPAGLIDLLTEAIRGTDDRLAMTAIDELSDREDRQALNVLVALLGEVPHQRRRLSIVDEMEDFEMPEAATALLKVAQSDPDPRVRRAATESLGDMETPAAREALIELLQGMGTGQ, from the coding sequence ATGAAAATTCGCACAATTGTCCAAGTGGTGAGCCTGTGCTCCGGGCTGATGGCTGCCTCGGGAGCCGCCAGGGCTCAGTCCAATGCAGATGGCGCTGCCCAAGCTTATCAGCAGGGTTACAACCAGGTGCTGGATCGAAACTGGTCTGCAGCCCTGGCAACCTTTGGCGCTCTGGTTGAGCAGTACCCTGGCTCCGACTGGGCTGACGACGCGGAGTTCTGGCGCTGCTACGCACGTGACGAGTTGGGGGAGGCGCCTTCCGAGGTGTTTGGCTGCTATGACAACCATCTGGCGAGCTATCGGCGGAGCGAGTGGAGCGACGACGCCAAACGGGCAATGGTGCGCCTGGCTCGGCAGCTGGATGGACAAGGACAAAAAGAATACTCCGATCGCGTCCGCCGTTTTGGCCGCAGCGATGACGATAACCGGATGCTGCAGGTGTTGGCGGAGCTCGGTGAAATCGGCGATGAACGTTCGCTGGAGGTAATTATCCAGCACCTGGACGCCACAACCGACGAACAGCTACGTGCTCGCATCACCGATGTGCTGGAGGACATTGATCTTCCCGCAGCCTCCGAAAAACTTCGGAATCTGGTCTTTAATGACCCGTCGATCAAGGTTCAGCGCACGGCGCTCCACGCGTTAACCCATCACGAATCGGCCAGCGTCACGCCGACGCTGATGTCAGTCCTGGACGATCAGGGTCGCGATCCCGAACTTCGCTCCGACGCCTTGGAATATCTGGTCGAGCTGGAGCCGGCGGGTCTGATCGACTTGCTGACAGAGGCGATCCGCGGAACGGACGATCGGCTGGCCATGACCGCGATCGACGAGCTCTCCGACCGAGAGGACCGGCAGGCGCTGAACGTCCTGGTAGCCTTGCTAGGCGAAGTTCCGCATCAGCGACGACGGCTTTCCATCGTTGATGAGATGGAAGACTTCGAAATGCCTGAGGCCGCGACCGCGCTGCTGAAGGTGGCACAGAGCGACCCTGACCCTAGGGTGCGGCGTGCGGCAACCGAGTCCCTGGGTGATATGGAAACGCCTGCAGCCCGGGAGGCGCTGATCGAGCTGTTGCAGGGTATGGGAACCGGACAGTGA
- a CDS encoding zf-HC2 domain-containing protein, whose amino-acid sequence MTVCKEWEAAISDRVMGEVEGPEQEAFSRHVETCAGCSAELAAQMAFQASLVLPAKPLPGELNAWPKVARELAPTPRRSRSMSFGMAGFLAAAMLVLGVGLGGLMVTNSPVDGPRLVETSVSEEDRYLTFLEEAAPLLLAVTNREVPELVSASFLGSEALAAEQRAAERLADVARGLIDQLEDTGRDREAQLVGELELVFIQVANLSRKQDAGSLQILKAAIDNRGLLFQLTLEELRHLPEPQDGGV is encoded by the coding sequence ATGACCGTCTGCAAAGAGTGGGAAGCCGCGATCAGTGATCGAGTCATGGGCGAGGTGGAGGGGCCGGAACAGGAAGCGTTTTCGCGGCACGTCGAAACCTGTGCCGGTTGCAGTGCCGAGCTGGCCGCACAGATGGCGTTCCAGGCCTCGCTGGTGCTCCCGGCGAAACCCTTGCCCGGCGAGCTCAACGCTTGGCCGAAGGTGGCTCGCGAGCTGGCTCCGACACCGCGGCGTTCGCGCTCAATGAGTTTTGGCATGGCGGGTTTCCTCGCTGCCGCGATGCTGGTGCTGGGTGTTGGGCTTGGCGGTCTGATGGTCACCAACAGCCCGGTGGATGGTCCGCGCCTCGTGGAGACCTCTGTGTCTGAGGAGGATCGCTATCTAACCTTCCTTGAGGAAGCGGCGCCGCTGCTTCTGGCGGTCACCAATCGCGAAGTTCCTGAGCTGGTGAGCGCCAGTTTTTTGGGGAGCGAGGCCCTGGCGGCGGAACAGCGTGCTGCCGAACGCCTGGCTGATGTTGCGCGAGGCCTGATCGACCAGCTTGAGGACACCGGCCGTGATCGGGAGGCGCAGCTGGTGGGTGAGCTGGAGCTGGTGTTTATCCAGGTTGCCAACCTATCTCGGAAGCAGGACGCCGGCAGCCTTCAGATCCTGAAAGCGGCCATCGATAACCGTGGCCTCCTTTTTCAACTAACGCTGGAAGAACTGAGACATTTGCCCGAGCCGCAGGACGGCGGGGTCTAA
- a CDS encoding RNA polymerase sigma factor: MANSDEQVLLSRAKNGDRLALKALVERHQEDVFYLALGLLGQRSEAEDAMQEVMIKAIKALPRFRGDSGFATWLYRITHNTCLDHIRRQRWSKVTDSMDENPALAEHWQTPDPTDDPGRVTASAELGRELMQAMDTLTPAERSVFVLRQFQELSTRETAEVLSRAEGSVKNLLFRAMRKLREAMAEFDDSSGHREASL, translated from the coding sequence GTGGCCAATTCAGATGAACAGGTGCTGTTGAGCCGGGCCAAAAACGGTGACCGACTCGCCCTGAAGGCCCTGGTGGAAAGGCATCAGGAGGATGTCTTCTACCTTGCGCTGGGCCTGCTTGGCCAGCGCTCGGAAGCGGAGGATGCAATGCAGGAAGTCATGATAAAGGCGATTAAGGCGCTACCGCGATTTCGAGGCGACTCAGGCTTTGCGACGTGGCTGTACCGCATCACTCACAACACCTGTCTGGATCATATTCGCCGGCAGCGCTGGAGCAAGGTAACCGATTCGATGGATGAAAACCCCGCCTTGGCAGAGCACTGGCAGACCCCGGACCCCACCGACGACCCCGGACGGGTCACGGCGAGCGCTGAGCTCGGGCGTGAGCTGATGCAGGCGATGGACACGCTAACGCCCGCAGAGCGCAGTGTTTTCGTTTTGAGGCAGTTTCAAGAGCTGTCGACCCGTGAAACGGCTGAGGTGCTGTCGCGCGCCGAGGGTTCCGTAAAAAACCTGCTGTTTCGCGCCATGCGGAAGCTGCGGGAGGCGATGGCGGAGTTCGACGACTCCTCGGGTCACCGGGAGGCATCGCTATGA